A single Paenibacillus kribbensis DNA region contains:
- a CDS encoding FecCD family ABC transporter permease, which produces MKKLWILLALMLGVSFMAIGVGSTYITPSELLAALTDRDASSWFIVHHYRLPRGLLAMMAGAGLAVAGVLLQGMIRNPLASPDVVGVSKGAGFAAVLVIVLLPSSPVALLPVAAFVGAGLAALLLVQLSMKGGMRPNMLALTGLAVGAIFQAATDYILVKYPLEASDTLTWLAGSLWGKGWDEVYGLLPWLLVLLPLAYMLQRKLDIMSLDEESSAGLGLSVKRMRTGLLAVSVALAASCVAAIGSIGFIGLLAPHLARRLFGNRHRYLLPGAAMIGALILVLADALGRGLKPPLEIPAGIVTAIIGAPYFLYLLLRERKSKGNG; this is translated from the coding sequence ATGAAAAAGCTGTGGATTTTACTCGCGCTAATGCTGGGTGTTTCTTTTATGGCCATTGGTGTGGGCAGCACCTACATTACGCCCTCCGAGCTGCTCGCAGCTTTGACTGACCGCGATGCCTCATCGTGGTTCATCGTTCACCACTATCGACTGCCTCGCGGTCTGCTGGCCATGATGGCCGGAGCAGGACTGGCGGTAGCCGGAGTGCTGCTGCAAGGCATGATCCGCAACCCGCTGGCTTCGCCGGACGTGGTGGGCGTATCGAAGGGAGCCGGCTTCGCGGCGGTCCTCGTCATCGTGCTGCTGCCCTCATCCCCGGTGGCGCTTCTGCCTGTAGCCGCCTTCGTCGGAGCCGGGCTGGCCGCGCTGCTGCTCGTACAGCTGTCGATGAAGGGCGGCATGCGCCCCAATATGCTGGCCTTGACCGGGCTGGCGGTAGGCGCTATTTTTCAGGCTGCGACCGATTACATTCTGGTCAAATATCCACTCGAAGCTAGCGATACGCTGACCTGGCTGGCTGGAAGCCTCTGGGGCAAGGGCTGGGACGAAGTCTACGGACTACTGCCGTGGTTGCTCGTCCTGTTGCCTCTCGCCTATATGCTGCAGCGCAAGCTGGATATTATGAGCCTGGATGAAGAAAGCTCGGCTGGGCTAGGGCTTAGCGTAAAACGCATGCGTACGGGGCTGCTAGCCGTGTCTGTGGCCTTGGCTGCCTCCTGTGTCGCTGCCATCGGCTCCATCGGCTTTATCGGCCTGCTGGCACCGCATCTGGCACGCCGCTTGTTTGGCAACCGCCACCGTTACCTGCTGCCCGGCGCGGCGATGATCGGCGCCCTGATTCTCGTCCTCGCAGACGCGCTGGGACGAGGCTTAAAGCCGCCGCTCGAAATTCCCGCCGGCATCGTGACAGCCATCATTGGCGCACCCTATTTTCTATATCTGTTGCTGCGGGAACGCAAGTCCAAAGGAAACGGGTAG
- a CDS encoding OsmC family protein has product MKVSTTWHGKRAFTSEGPSGYSVGMDATAAYGGDGKGMTPMELLLAGLAGCIGIDITMILDRFLSDITRIDIDAEGTRKEQMPTGFTAIDLTFHVDGDIPDYRVWKAIQMGKEKYCAVSDSLKADIRMHLILNGVEVPKPA; this is encoded by the coding sequence ATGAAAGTATCTACAACTTGGCATGGCAAACGGGCGTTTACTTCGGAGGGACCATCCGGATATTCGGTTGGAATGGATGCTACGGCTGCTTATGGCGGTGATGGTAAAGGTATGACACCAATGGAGCTGCTGCTGGCGGGCCTGGCGGGGTGTATCGGTATTGATATCACGATGATTTTGGACCGTTTCTTGTCGGATATTACCCGAATTGATATTGACGCAGAAGGTACGCGCAAGGAACAAATGCCAACAGGCTTTACAGCGATTGATCTGACGTTCCATGTGGATGGAGATATTCCGGATTACCGTGTGTGGAAGGCGATTCAGATGGGCAAGGAAAAATATTGTGCAGTATCTGACTCCTTAAAAGCGGACATTCGTATGCACCTCATTTTGAATGGAGTAGAAGTACCGAAACCAGCATAA